Genomic DNA from Labilithrix sp.:
GATCCGACCTGCGGTCCAACGAGCGCGCCGGGATGCACGCCGCGCTCGGTCACGACCCCGTCGAAGGGCGCCGTCAACGTGAGGTACTGCTCCTGCGCGCGGATCGCGTCGAGCCGGCCCTGGTCCGCCTTCATCGAGGCCTCTGCGACCTCAACCTCGTGACCGGCGACCGCGCCCGGCGTCGCCGACGCCGCCTTGAGCCGCTCGTACGTGCTCGTGTCGCCGGCGAGCTTCGCCTCCGCCTCTGCTCTTTGTGCGCCGAGCTCCGGCGCCGAGAGCGTCGCCAGGAGCTGGCCTTGCTTCACCTTCGTGCCGCGGTCGACCAGCACGCGCTGCACGAAGCCGTTCGCGCGCGCGTAGATCGCGACGCGCTCGTACGGCGCGAGCTCGCCTTCGAGCGGGACGACCAGGTCGAGCGTCTTCATGGTGACCGGCACGAGGTCGACGGTCGGCACGGGCGCCGCGGCATCGCTCGGCGCGGGCGGCGCCTCGTGCTTCGTGCTGCACCCGGCGATGAGCAGCAATATGCATCCTGCACGTTTCATGCGGTGACCTCGTCCGGGTCGAGGGATGGCGCTCGGGCGAGACCACGTTTGCCGATGAGCACGTAGAGCGCCGGCACGAAGACGAGCGTCGCCAGCGTCGAGCCGAGCAGCCCGCCGATGACCGCGCGTCCGAGCGGCGCGGATTGCTCGGCGCCCTCGCCGATCGCGAGCGCGGTGGGGATCATGCCGGCGACCATCGCGAGCGTCGTCATCAGAATGGGGCGAACGCGCCCCTTGGCAGCGGCGATCATCGCGTCCGCGGCCGAGGCGCCTTCGCGCCGGTGCGCCTTGGCGAAGATGACGAGAAGGACGGCATTCGCGACCGAGACGCCGATGGCCATGATGGCGCCCATCATCGACTGAACGTTGAGCGTCGTCCCGGTGATGAAGAGCGCGACGATGACCCCGCTCAGAGCCGCGAGCGTCGTCGAGAGCACGACGAGCGGCTCGCGGATCGACTGGAAGCTCACCATGAGGAGGAGCAGCACGACCACCACGGCGAGTCCGAGGCCTTCGCGGAGGCTCGCGAGCGTGACCCGCATCTGCTCCGCCTGACCGTGGAGCGCCACCTTGGCGCCTTTTGGAGGATCGCCGGCGCGAGCGAGCGCTTCTTCCACGTCGTCGGTCGCGCGCGCGAGATCGCCGCCGCGCACGTTGGCGGTGACGTGAATGGCCCGCTGGCTGTTGTAGTGATCGAGCTCGCCGGGGGTCACGTCTTCGCGGATCGTCGCGACGTCGCGGACGAACGCGCGCGACGAGCCGTCCTGCACGATCGGCAACGACGATAGGTCATCGAGCGATCCCATACGCGCTTCCGGCACGCGGAGCTGCACGCGATAGCCGACGCCGGAGACCGGATCCGTCCAGAAAATAGGGGTCGTGAGCGCGCTCGAAGAGGTCGCGGAGACGAGGGACTTCCCGATGCGGTCGACGGTGAGGCCGAACTGTCCGGCCCGCTCTCGGTCGATATCGATCGCGAGCGTGGGGTAATCGAGCGCGACGGGGATCTGCACGTCGCGGAGCTGATCGATCTTCGCGAGCGAGTCCCGAACGCGCTGGGCGTAAGCACGCGTCTCCTTCAAGTTCTTGCCCGATACCGTGACCTGGATCGGCGTGGGAGAGCCGACGCTCAGGACCTGCGAGACGATATCGCCCGCCTCGAAGGAGAACCTCGTGTCCGGGTAGTCCTTGGCGAGGCGCTGTCGCAGCCGCTCTTCGAGGTCCGCGACTCCGATGCGCCCGTGGCCCTGAAGTTGCGCCATGAGCATCGCCTCGTGGGGGCCTGCGTTGAACACGTACAGCGCGTTGACGGGATACGTCCACGCCGGGTTGCCGATGTTCGCGAGCGTCATCCGTACGTGATCGGCACCGGCCTCATCGCGGATCGCGCGGTCGACGCCGCGCACGATGTCGACGGTGCGTTCGAGCTGCGTTCCGGCGGGCGCGCGCACGCGCATTTGCAGCTGGCCGTTGTCCGGGCGCGGGAAGAGCTCCGTCCCCACGCGCGACGCCAGCATGAATGACGGCACGCAAAGGACGAGATACGCGGCAAGGGCGATCCACGGCGCACGCGTCACACCGCCGATGAACCGACCGTAGCGTTCCGCGCGAACCGGATGCTCGGCCGTGCGGACGTTCGCGAACAGGCGCGCCGCGAGGACCGGCACTACCGTGCTCGACAGCACGTACGAGGCGATCATCGCGAAGCCGACCGCCAGCGCGAGCGGCGGAAAGAGCGCCCGGGCGACGCCCACGAGGAAGAACGTGGGAATGAACACGGCAAGGATGCAGAGCATCGCGAGGAGGCGGGGCTGCATGACCTCCGTCATCGCGTCGACGACCGCGCGGGACGCGCCTTTTCCGCGCGCGAGATGCGTGTGGATGTTCTCGATCGCCACCGTTGCCTCGTCGACGAGGATGCCGACCGCGAGCGCGAGCCCGCTCAGCGTCATGATGTTGATCGTGTGCCCGGCGAGCCGCAACGCGATCACCGCCGCGACGATCGAGAGCGGGATCGTCAGGACGACGATGAGGGCCGAGCGCCAGCTCCGGAGGAAGAAGAGGACCGTGAGCGCGGTGAGCAGTGCACCGAGGGCGCCCTCGAGCATCAGCGCGTTAACGCTGCGTTTTACATAAACGGATTGATCGAACTCGAAGTCGACATGGACGTCGTCCGGCACCTGCGCGCGGAGATTCGGCAGCGCGGCTTTGATCTTCGCGACGACGTCGACCGTCGACGCATCCGGCAGCTTGGTCAGCGGCATGTAGACGGTGTCGCGCCCATTCACGAGCGCAACGTTGGTGACCACGTCGCTCGAGTCCTCCACACGGGCGACGTCGCGAAGGAGCACGGGGACTCCGGCACCGCCTCGAAGCGGCAGGGTCTCGAGCTCCTTCACCGATTCGACCATCGCGTTCGTCGAGGCGATGCGGGTCTTGCCGCCGATGCGGACGTTGCCGGCGGGAAGCGTGAGGTTTCCTTTCGCGATCGCGGTCGCGACTTCGTCCGTCGACAGATCGAAGGCCCGAAGGCGCTCCGGATCGACGTACGCGACGACCATGCGAACCTTGCCGCCCGACGGCGGCGGCGCCGAGACGCCCGGAATCGTCGCGAGGAGTGGTCGCACTTTGAAGAGGGCGGCGTCCTGCACCTCTTGTCCGGATCGGGTGTCGCTCGAGAAGACGAGCTGACCGACCGGAACCGAGCCGACGTCGAACCGCACGATGAATGGCGGCAGGGTGCCGGGCGGCATGAACGAGGTCGCGCGGAAGGCCATGGCCGTCACCTGCGAGAGCGACTGCGCGATATCGGTGCCCGGATGGAAATACAGCTTGAGCATCGCCATCCCCTGGATGGACTGCGATTCGATGTGCTCGATGCCGTTGATGTAGAGGAAGTGGTACTCGTAATAGCCGACGAGCTGGCCCTCCATCTGCGTCGGTGACATGCCGCCGTACGGCTGCACGACGTAGACGACGGGCACGCCGAGGCTCGGGAAAATGTCGACGGGCGCTTTCCGCAGCGCGAGGCCGCCGCCGAAGAGGAGCGCGATGACGAGCACGACGATCGTGAGCGGGCGCCGGAGGGCGAGTCGGACCAGCCACATCAGCGCGCCCCGTGGAGGAACGGACCGATGTCGCCGGACGCGCGCGCGATCGAAAGCAGCGCGCGCTTTACTTCCAACCGCGCGACCGCGTCGTCGATCTCGGCTTGCGTGAGGAGCCGTTGTGCGTCCGCGAGATCGACCACCGGCGCGAGCCCCGTCTTGAAGCGCGCCGCCGCTTGCTCTTCGGCCGCCTTCGCCGACGCGAGCGTCTTCGGCGTCTGCTGCGCGATCGCCTGCGCGCCTTTCAGCCCAGCCTCGGCCGTCGCGAGCTGTGATGCGATGGAGAGGGCCACCTCATCGCGCCTGGCGACCGCCGCGCGCGTGGCGGCACTGGCGACCTTCGCGCGAGCGCGGATGGAAGGAAAATCGAAGAGCGACCACGTGAGGGTCACGCCGCCGAGCCAATTTGGGACGTCAGCCACGAGGCCATTCGCGGGGCTGTCGAAGATGCCGCTGCCGCGCATCCAAAGCGCGGCGACGAGATCCAGCCGCGGCAGATACTCGACGTTCACGACCTTCCGCGCTTCTTCCGCGCGAACGATGGCCGCCTCGCTTCGCGCGATCTCGGGATGAACGACCGCGGCCCGAGCGCCGCCGGCTTCCGGCTCGCGCGGTGTGACGGCGAGCGTCGGATCGCCCATCGCCTCGCCGAGCGCGACGCGCCGCATGTCGCGGGCTTGCTCCGCGCGCGCGACGAGCGTGCCCGCGTTGGCCAGCTCCGCTTCGACGCGCGCCGCGTCGGCGCCGGGCCGCAAGCTCTGATCGACGAGGGACTTCGTCACCGTCGCGAGGGTCTGCGCACGATCGACGTTCGCTTTTGCCGCGCGAACCGCCGTTTCCGCTTCGAGGAGGAGCAGATACGCATCCGCCGCGCGGTACGCGATGTCGAGCTTTTGCGCCGCCGTCACCGCGGCTGCCTCTTTCTCCGTCGCGAGCGCGAGGTCGATCGCCGCGGCTTGCCGCGAGAACGAGAGCACGTCCCACGAGGCCCAGAGGCTCGCGCCGCTCTGCCACGTCCCCGCCTCGAGCGATCGCCCGCGCGTCGGTCCGGCAATCGGCGCGAAGCCGATGATCGGCACGAACGCGCCGGGAATCGTGTTCGACGACGAACGATTGATCTCGACGCTGACGCCGATGTCCGGCAACCGATTCGACTCTGCCTCGGTGACGCGAGCCTTCGCGGCCGCCTCGTCGGCGCCGGTCACCCGAAGGCGCGGATGTCGCGCGAGCGCGGTCGTCACGACCTCGTCGAGCGTCATCGCGCGCGGCTCCGCGGCCGACGCAACGGACGGCGCAAAGAGCAACGCGATCGCGAGCACGATGCGCTTCATGCTCGGCTCCTTGCGAACCCGGCGAGCAGCGCATCGAGCTGTGCGGAGCCCGCTTCGATTCGGTCTTCGTCGCGCGGGTGTGCTGCCGCGATTCCGGCCAGCAGCGCCCCGACGCCGGCCGCCTCGACCCGACCGAACTTCGCGTCCTTCAGATCGAGGTCGTGAATGATTTCGGCGATCGCATTCAAGCCCGGTACGCGAAGGTCGAAGCGCCGTACGAACGTCTCGAACGAGCAACGGTCGCCGACGTGCGTGAAGTCGGCGTCGGCCATGTCGAAGCTCACTTCGTTGGGTTTCGCGCGGAAGCCGTCCGGCGACACGAAACGGAACCGCGCCTTCGGATCGATGAACCGGCGCACGAGCCACGCGCAGGCAATGCGATCGACGTGAATGCCCTTGCGCGTCACCCACGTCTTTCGCTGGTAGTCCGAGAGTCGCACCTTGCCGGCGGGACGGGCCGTGCGCACGTCCGGATGGTCGTCCGGCGCGACGCGTTCTGCGAGGAGGCGCAGGCTTGCCTCCGCCTCGGCGCGACCGGGCGCGCCGAAATGGTCGAGCGCGACGATCTCAGCGAGCCGCTTTCGCTGCCGCGCGAGCTCAGCCGCCGCGTCGACGCCGCGTTTGCTCGCGGCTTGCCGCGCTTCCTGCGCGATGGCGAGGTAGTCCTTCTCGCGCGCCGCCACGAAGAGCGCCTTCACGTCGCGATCGGACAAGCCTTCGACGAGCACCGCTTCGCACACGGTGGCTTCGCCGCCATCCTCCGCGATTTCCCGAGCGAGACCGCGCAGACCTTCGCGCGCGGCGTCACCGGCGGGAAGCGCGTACACCGCGTTCTTGATCGCGACCGCGCCGAGCCGCGCGAGCCGGCGCCCCACGCGAGCCCGGAAGTACACCGGGCTCGGCGGGATTTGATGGATCAGGAGCAGCCAACGCGACGGCTTCATCGAAGCGCCGTCCGGATAACACAGTTGCTACATCGCTATGCTATCTAATTCTCGCAACTGTACGCTCAGCGCGGCGCCATGACGCGCAGCACCGGCTTCCCATTCGGTCCGACGCTGAGCGGGAAGTACACGCGGTGCGTCGACGGGTCCGCCGCGACCGTGTGCGCGTTGTCGCCGGGATGCTCGCTGTCGATCTTAACGAGACCGGGCGCGCCGAGATCGAACACCGTGAGGTCTCCGCTCTCCGCCGCCACATAAAGCCAGCCGAGCCCGGGATCGATGCTGAGCACGTCCGGCCCGCTGCCGGTCCGCGCGGTCACGATCGCGTGGCCACCGTCGAGCGTGACGCGCGCGAGCGTCGAGCTCCCTTCGCACGCGACGAGCGCGCTCTGACCGTCGGGATGAAGGCGGAGGCCGTGCGCCGCTTCGCAGCCGGGAAGATCGATGCGCGTCGTGACGGTCGCGGCGATCGGATCGATGCCGACGAGCTGATCGGGACCATCGGAGCGCTCCGCCGTCACCCAGAAGGCGTGACGAGTCGCGTCGTACACGACGTTGCCCGTCTCGGCCCCGACGACGACGCGCATGCGAGCGCCGACGCCGCGGTCATGGAGCAGCGAGACGGCGCCGTCCGATTGATCGGAGACGGCGACGATCTCGTCGCGCCCATCCCACGCGATGCCGTCGGGCCCACGTCCGGTTGTCACGCGGCCGACCTCCGCTAGCGATGCCGCGTCGACGATCACGACCTGATTCGGGAGCGCCGTCACGAAGACGCGGCCGATCTCGGGGGCGACCACGACCCCGCGCGCGGTCGGGATATTCGGAACAACGCCGGCGACCTTGACCTCCGCGAGATCGACGGCGACGAGCGCGTTGTCGTGCATGTGCGCGATGAAGAGGCGCCCCCGCGAAGAGTCGATGTCCTGATAGTCGAAGCGGTTCGCGCGTCCCGGCAGCTCGACGTCACGGACGAGGCTCAGCGGAAGGCGGGCGTCGGAGACCGCGCCGGATTCAGCGCCGCCGGCGGCGTCACGCTGCGCATGGCCGCACCCGGCGACGAGGGCGGGAGCGACAAGGGCGAGGAGGAAGGGAGCACGCATGCCGAGCGCCCAAGCTCGTGCCGTGCCAACCAAGAAAGCCCGCAAAAACGGGATGCTGTTTCCTGGAGGTGACACTCCTATCGCGTATCCTCTCCCCGTCGATGACGACGGCGCTGGAGGTGACGCGCGGGACTGTCCTTCGCGGGAAATACCGGGTCGAGCGCACGCTTGGCGAAGGCGGCATGGGGATTGTCCTGCTCGCCACCCATGTGAAGCTCGAACAGCGCGTCGCGCTCAAGATGCTCCGTCCTGCGGCGCGCGCGCGGCCGAACGTCGTCGCGCGTTTTGCGCGCGAGGCTCGCGCTGCGGCGAAGCTGCGGAACGATCACGTCGTCCGCGTGCTCGACGTCGACGAGACCGAGGAAGGCGATCCGTTCCTCGTGATGGAATACTTGAGCGGCACCGACCTCGAGACGCGCGTCCGGCGCGACGGACCGCTCTCGCCGGCGGAGGCGATCGATTACGCGCTTCAGGCCTGCGAAGGGATCGCCGAGGCCCATGCCCTCGGGATCGTGCATCGCGATCTCAAGCCCGCGAACCTCTTCGTCACGAAGAGCGCGGAAGGCACCGATCGCATCAAAGTGCTCGATTTCGGCATCGCGAAGGCGGGCGAGGACTTCTCTGTCACCGCCGCGGACGCGATCCTCGGGTCACCGAGCTTCATGGCGCCGGAGCAGCTCGCGAGCGCGGGAGAGGCGAGCCCGCGCTCCGACATCTGGTCGCTTGGCGTCGTTCTCTTTTACGTCCTGACGGGGGAGCTTCCGTTCGTCGCCGACAACCTCGCCGCCCTCGCCGCGAAGATCACGGGCGAGAGCGCGCGCTCGCTCCGCGATCTGCATCCCACGCTGCCGGAGCCGCTCTACGACGTGATCGATCGATGCCTCGAGAAAGACCCCGCCGATCGATTCGCGAGCGTCGTCGAGCTCGCGCGCGCGCTTGCGGACGCGGCCGAGATCCCCGATCGCGCGGATCGCGTCTCGCGGATCGCGCGCGCGGCGGCGGTGCGGGTGGAGCAGCCTTCGTCGGCGCGGATCCCACTGGAAAAGAAGCCGGAGCGTGTCACCGAAGAGGTGGCGATAACGACGGCGCCAGTGCCGCGGCGACGGCGGTGGCCTCTCTTCGCGCTGGTTGCGATCCTCGTCATCGGCGCGGTCGTCGTTATCCGTTGGCGCGCGCGAAAGACGGAAATGGTCGCCGAGCCGGCCGTCACGCTCGATCCCGCGGGGGTCGGCTTCGATGATCTCTCGTACGCGCCCTCGCTGAAGCGCGTCGTCATCCCCGCCGGCGAGCTCGGCGAGGTCGCGCTGCTCGATCCGGAGTCGCGAAAGCTCGACGTCATCTCCGGCTTCACGCGATCGCCCACCGGCAAAGGTGGTCACACGCAAGGCGCGACCTCCGCCGCGATGGCGGGCGGACTCCTCGCGGTCATCGATCGCTCGACGCGCACCGTCGCGCTCGTGGCGCCGGAGGAACGCCGCATCCTCTCTACGCATCCGCTCGGCGGCGTCCCGGATTACGTGCGGTACGAGCCGACGAACGGCGAGGTCTGGGTGACGGAACCCGACATCGAACGCATCGAAGTGTTCACGCTCGACGCCGCCGCGAAGGAGCTTCGCCCGTCGTCGCCGATCGAGGTTCCGGGTGGGCCCGAGTTCGTCGCGTTCGACGCAACGCGCGCGTTCACGAATTTGTGGAAGGGCCAGACGAGCACGATCGATCTGCATACGCACAAAGTGCGGAACACGTTCACGAACGGCTGCGAGGGCTCGCGCACGCTCGCGATCGACGAACGACGTGCGCTCCTCTTCGTCGCGTGCGTCGAGGGGCGGGTCACCTCGATCGATCTCTCCCATGGCTATCGGCTGCTCGGAAAGGTCGACTACCACCCCGGCATCGATGCGCTGGTGCTCGACCCGACGCGGGGCCTCCTTTACGCGCCGAGCGCCGAGGCCGGAAAAATGGCGGCGATCGCGTTCGACCGCGATGGCGTCCCGAGCCTCGCGTTCGAAGTGACGACGCAAAAAGGCGCCGCGTGTGCCACGCTCGATCCCTCGGGCGCGATCTGGATCTGCGATCCCGTCCATGGGCGCCTCCTCGTCATGGCGCCGCCGCGTTGAAGAAATCGAGCCCGAAGCGCACGCCGATCTCGAACGTGCCGTGAAAACGCCGTGCCGGAGAGACCGCGCCGTTCGACACCGGGGGCGGACAGCTCGAACGACGAGCTTCGCGCGAGCGATCCGCCGATGACGAGGCCGAGCCGCGTCGAACGTCCTAGACGAAGGGTCGGGACCGCCGCCGCCCGAAGCAAGACGGGACCGCTCCATCGCCGCGTCGATACCTGATCGGAGTCGTCGATCCGGCGCACCGACCACGACCATCCGAACGCGAGCTCCGCCTCCGGAGACAGCCTTCCCCGCGCCGGTCCGCGGACGCGCGCGAGGACATCGAGCTCGAGATCGCGACCGAAGCTCGAGATGCACTCGCTCGTCGATCCACAAAGACGCGGCGTCGTCGGCGTGAAGAGACCGAGGACGCCGAGCTCGACGCGCCAGCGCGCCTGCGGATCGAGCGCGAGCGCGAGGTCTAGGCCGAGTGGGGTTCCGCCAAACGTGGTGTCGCCCGCCCGCGTCGCCCGATCGAACGCGCCTACTGGCAGCGCGAGGCCCGCGCGCACGCCGGCGTCGACGACGGGCTCGGCCTGGGCCGCCGACGCGAACGCGAGGACGAGCGCGAACGCACGCCGCTTCACGGTCGCCTCGACGGAAACCGATCATCGAAGCGCTCGAGCCCGCCGGCGGACGGAGCGCACGCGCATGCATGGCCTCGATCGTCGGCCACCGCGCAATGCGTCGCCGAAGGCGCATCGAACCGCCCTAGAAAATCGAGCTTTCCGGTCATCGACAGTCCGACGACGGAGAGACATCCGCACGCGCTTCCGGCGAGGAACGCATGGCGCATGGTCGGCGCGTAGCCCATGACGTCGTAGCCGCCGCCCGACGCGAGCGCATCGATGACGTGACCGTCGCTCGGATCGAGCACGCTGAGCGTCCCTTCCGAGCACCCGGCGAGGATCCAGCCGTGCTCGGGCTCGAGCTCGATCCCGCGCGACGCCGCGCATCCGTTCGGCCAATCGCCGACGACGCTTCGGGTGTGCACGTCGAGGGCGATGGTGCGGGCTTGCCAGTGATGCGTGTACGCGCGGCCGCGCATCGGATCGATCACGAGCGACTCCGGTCCGTTCTCGATCGGAATGATCGCGATGGAGCGGGGCGTGTTGCCTTCGAGCGTGAAGATCTCGAGCTGACTCCCCGACGGCTCCGTGACCCAGAGCTCGCCGGTGGCCGCGACCCACCTGACGTAGTCGGGCCCGGCGGCGAGCGGCGCCGTCGCGAGCGGAGCGCCCGACTTTGCATCGACGACGTGGAGCGTCTTCGACGTGCGATCCGTGGCGATCCGTGACGAACATGAGGCCGCGCCCCACGTCGGCCGAGGTCGGTCCGTCGTCGTGGCCGCCTTCGTAGCTCGGGAGCGCGGAGAAGCCGCCGTGCGTCGCGACCGCCCGCGTGTCGGGATCGACGAGGTACACGTTTCCGGAGCGGCCGCCCGGAACGATCACGCGCCGGAGCTCGGGCGACCAGCGGAGATCATCGAAGCCGATCCCCGGTTCGCCGCCGGGCAGCGCGATCTCCGTTCCTTCGCCGGCGCTCGCGCACGCGGCGAGGATCGCGACGGCGATCGTTCGTCGAACCATGCGCGGGCGAGGCAGCACGCACCGTGCCGCTCGGACTTCCCGCGGCGGACGCTTCCGAGTGACACCTCCAGGTAACAGTGACCGCGAAATCAGCGCGTTTTCCGCCCGGCACGAAGCCTGCTCAGCGCCGCGACCATCATGAACCGCGCTGTCCTCCTTTCGCTCTTTTCTCTCGTCACCGTCGGCTGCGCCGCGAGCTCTCCCGAGGAGACGTCCGGGTCGACCGAAGCCGCCATCACCGACGATTGGCAGCCGCTTCTTCGGTGCAACGACGGCGCGGCCGTGCTCGACGTGAACGGCGGCGAGCGGCGCAATCTGCAGCTCGTGATCAAGAAGAAGGAGATCATCGACTACCTCAATCGCGTTGGCGCGGTCAGCTCCGCGTACGGCGCGACGGAGGTGATCCTCTCGGGGTGGACCGGCCGCGTGAATTGGGTCGAAGGTCGTGGCCCGCGGCTCGACGCGCAGCCGTACGGGTCGCCCGGCGTGTTCAAGGCCGGCGACTTCCAAGAGATGATCGCCGATCACAACACCTACGAAGGTGGCTACGGCCGCTTCGTCCGCGTCGCGCGCGAAGGCGCCGGCATCAAGGTGCAGTTCGGCTCGATCGAGAAGCGCGGCTGCGCGCAGTTCGAGAGCTATTACGTCGGCGACGGCTTCGGCACCGTCACCTCGTGCGTGTCCGACTACTCGGAGCTCGTGGAAAAGGCGAATTGGTACTTCGACTCGTGTGAATGAAAATTGAGGCAGAATGAAGCCGATGTCCGGAAGCTCCCTCGGCTACACGGTCGACATCGGCGACGGCGAAGCGGCCGGGACGCCCGTGGCGCTGAAGCTCGTCGTGGTCGATGGACCCGACGCCGGCGCGGAGGTGCCGATCGACGGACCGTCGGAGATCGGCGCGGAGCCCGGCTGCGCGCTCGTCCTCTCGGATCCAGCGGTGTCGCGGCGACATGCACGCGTTGCCATCGGGAACGGCAACATCGTCGTGACCGATCTCGAGAGCCGGAATGGCACGTTCGTCGGCGAGGCCCGCATCCGCGAAGCCGAGCTCCCGATCGGCTCGGTGCTTCGCATCGGCAAGAGCCTCGTCGCGGTGCAGCTCCGCTGGCGCATTCGCGAGGTGCCGCCTTCGAACGCGCGTTCGTTCGGTGACCTTTACGGAGAGTCGCTCGCGATGCGTGAGATCTTTGCCATCCTCGAGCGAGTCGCGCGAAGCGACGTGACGGTGCTCGTCGAAGGCGAGAGCGGAACCGGAAAGGAGCTCGTCGCGCGATCGATCCATCGTGCATCGCGCCGTGCCTCCGGTCCGTACGTCGTGTTCGACTGCAGCGCGGTGCCGGCCGACCTCGCCGAGAGCGAGCTCTTCGGCCACAAAAAGGGCGCTTTTTCGGGCGCAACCGCCGATCGACCGGGCGCGTTCCGCAGCGCGCACGGCGGCACGCTTTGCCTCGACGAGCTTGGCGAGCTGCCGCTCGATCTCCAGCCGAAGCTCCTACGCGCGCTCGAGAACCGCGAGGTGCGGGCGGTGGGTGAGGACGCGCCGCGCAAGATCGACGTGCGTGTCATCGCGTCGACGAACCGCGATCTGCATGCCGAGGTGCAGCGCGGTCGCTTCCGCGCCGATCTTCTGTATCGCCTCGAAGTCGTGCGCGTCCGCATGCCTCCGCTCCGCGCGCGGCCCGATGACATCGCGGGTCTCGTCGAGCGCCTGCTCGAAAACGAT
This window encodes:
- a CDS encoding efflux RND transporter periplasmic adaptor subunit is translated as MKRAGCILLLIAGCSTKHEAPPAPSDAAAPVPTVDLVPVTMKTLDLVVPLEGELAPYERVAIYARANGFVQRVLVDRGTKVKQGQLLATLSAPELGAQRAEAEAKLAGDTSTYERLKAASATPGAVAGHEVEVAEASMKADQGRLDAIRAQEQYLTLTAPFDGVVTERGVHPGALVGPQVGSSAPPLLKIEQVHLLRLTVPVPETFVGGIADGAEATFAVRAFPGAKFKGVTKRVASSIDAKTRSMPVELDVDNADGRLAPGMFATVSWPVKRTTPTTFVPAGAIGQSTERTFVVRVKDKVAEQVPVQRGATQGDLVEVFGALEPTDTVAAKASEDLRTGTRVEVRAKKP
- a CDS encoding efflux RND transporter permease subunit; the protein is MWLVRLALRRPLTIVVLVIALLFGGGLALRKAPVDIFPSLGVPVVYVVQPYGGMSPTQMEGQLVGYYEYHFLYINGIEHIESQSIQGMAMLKLYFHPGTDIAQSLSQVTAMAFRATSFMPPGTLPPFIVRFDVGSVPVGQLVFSSDTRSGQEVQDAALFKVRPLLATIPGVSAPPPSGGKVRMVVAYVDPERLRAFDLSTDEVATAIAKGNLTLPAGNVRIGGKTRIASTNAMVESVKELETLPLRGGAGVPVLLRDVARVEDSSDVVTNVALVNGRDTVYMPLTKLPDASTVDVVAKIKAALPNLRAQVPDDVHVDFEFDQSVYVKRSVNALMLEGALGALLTALTVLFFLRSWRSALIVVLTIPLSIVAAVIALRLAGHTINIMTLSGLALAVGILVDEATVAIENIHTHLARGKGASRAVVDAMTEVMQPRLLAMLCILAVFIPTFFLVGVARALFPPLALAVGFAMIASYVLSSTVVPVLAARLFANVRTAEHPVRAERYGRFIGGVTRAPWIALAAYLVLCVPSFMLASRVGTELFPRPDNGQLQMRVRAPAGTQLERTVDIVRGVDRAIRDEAGADHVRMTLANIGNPAWTYPVNALYVFNAGPHEAMLMAQLQGHGRIGVADLEERLRQRLAKDYPDTRFSFEAGDIVSQVLSVGSPTPIQVTVSGKNLKETRAYAQRVRDSLAKIDQLRDVQIPVALDYPTLAIDIDRERAGQFGLTVDRIGKSLVSATSSSALTTPIFWTDPVSGVGYRVQLRVPEARMGSLDDLSSLPIVQDGSSRAFVRDVATIREDVTPGELDHYNSQRAIHVTANVRGGDLARATDDVEEALARAGDPPKGAKVALHGQAEQMRVTLASLREGLGLAVVVVLLLLMVSFQSIREPLVVLSTTLAALSGVIVALFITGTTLNVQSMMGAIMAIGVSVANAVLLVIFAKAHRREGASAADAMIAAAKGRVRPILMTTLAMVAGMIPTALAIGEGAEQSAPLGRAVIGGLLGSTLATLVFVPALYVLIGKRGLARAPSLDPDEVTA
- a CDS encoding TolC family protein; the encoded protein is MKRIVLAIALLFAPSVASAAEPRAMTLDEVVTTALARHPRLRVTGADEAAAKARVTEAESNRLPDIGVSVEINRSSSNTIPGAFVPIIGFAPIAGPTRGRSLEAGTWQSGASLWASWDVLSFSRQAAAIDLALATEKEAAAVTAAQKLDIAYRAADAYLLLLEAETAVRAAKANVDRAQTLATVTKSLVDQSLRPGADAARVEAELANAGTLVARAEQARDMRRVALGEAMGDPTLAVTPREPEAGGARAAVVHPEIARSEAAIVRAEEARKVVNVEYLPRLDLVAALWMRGSGIFDSPANGLVADVPNWLGGVTLTWSLFDFPSIRARAKVASAATRAAVARRDEVALSIASQLATAEAGLKGAQAIAQQTPKTLASAKAAEEQAAARFKTGLAPVVDLADAQRLLTQAEIDDAVARLEVKRALLSIARASGDIGPFLHGAR
- a CDS encoding chromate resistance protein — its product is MKPSRWLLLIHQIPPSPVYFRARVGRRLARLGAVAIKNAVYALPAGDAAREGLRGLAREIAEDGGEATVCEAVLVEGLSDRDVKALFVAAREKDYLAIAQEARQAASKRGVDAAAELARQRKRLAEIVALDHFGAPGRAEAEASLRLLAERVAPDDHPDVRTARPAGKVRLSDYQRKTWVTRKGIHVDRIACAWLVRRFIDPKARFRFVSPDGFRAKPNEVSFDMADADFTHVGDRCSFETFVRRFDLRVPGLNAIAEIIHDLDLKDAKFGRVEAAGVGALLAGIAAAHPRDEDRIEAGSAQLDALLAGFARSRA
- a CDS encoding serine/threonine protein kinase, coding for MTTALEVTRGTVLRGKYRVERTLGEGGMGIVLLATHVKLEQRVALKMLRPAARARPNVVARFAREARAAAKLRNDHVVRVLDVDETEEGDPFLVMEYLSGTDLETRVRRDGPLSPAEAIDYALQACEGIAEAHALGIVHRDLKPANLFVTKSAEGTDRIKVLDFGIAKAGEDFSVTAADAILGSPSFMAPEQLASAGEASPRSDIWSLGVVLFYVLTGELPFVADNLAALAAKITGESARSLRDLHPTLPEPLYDVIDRCLEKDPADRFASVVELARALADAAEIPDRADRVSRIARAAAVRVEQPSSARIPLEKKPERVTEEVAITTAPVPRRRRWPLFALVAILVIGAVVVIRWRARKTEMVAEPAVTLDPAGVGFDDLSYAPSLKRVVIPAGELGEVALLDPESRKLDVISGFTRSPTGKGGHTQGATSAAMAGGLLAVIDRSTRTVALVAPEERRILSTHPLGGVPDYVRYEPTNGEVWVTEPDIERIEVFTLDAAAKELRPSSPIEVPGGPEFVAFDATRAFTNLWKGQTSTIDLHTHKVRNTFTNGCEGSRTLAIDERRALLFVACVEGRVTSIDLSHGYRLLGKVDYHPGIDALVLDPTRGLLYAPSAEAGKMAAIAFDRDGVPSLAFEVTTQKGAACATLDPSGAIWICDPVHGRLLVMAPPR